A window of Fusarium falciforme chromosome 1, complete sequence genomic DNA:
TCATCCCATCATATGTGGTCCCACTCTTGCTAGGATCATGCACTCTGAACACTGGGGAACACCCCGCGGGATTCAAAGGTCTGACAGCGTCTGTCAACTAAGCTTTCGAGGTGGGCAGCCGCAGTGACCATATTGAGGCTGTGTGGGTGCTTGTTTGGTTGGCGTCACCGCCAATTTCTGACGTGTTTTTCTAGCTGGCGATCCCGCTCGTATCTGTCTCGGTTGGAGTTGTGAGACGAGGCTCTTTGCTATGGTGGTGTCTTGCAGGTGCCCATTATCCCTTTTATTATCTCTGACGGCGTCTTTATTTGTTGCATGTCCTCGCCTCGTGTAACACATATTTGCTATAATTGGGTGAAAGTATAGACATGGGGTTCTGACTTCTCATCAGGTGTTACTATCATGTCTTCCGTTAAGTCCGATGGCTCAAGTACTCCCTTCGGAGTACTACCAACTCGCGGTCTATCACCCCATCGAAAATCCCGGGCGTGTGACACCTGCAGTAATTGCACCGGCGGCTCGGACCTCATCAATCTTGTCTCATCACTAACCATGTCTACCTAGGTGTTGCAAATGATATATCAAACCCGAGCTACCCTGGACCACGATGTCGCATCTTCCTGCCTTTTCTATCTCCCTCTGTTTGTCATACCACTACAATCAAGTGGCTCATCCGGAGGTATGATAGTCTGTTCACTGTTGATGAATAGACGGTCGGTCCTGGGGCAGGCTGGACAGTTCGCAGGAGGCATCATTCGTCACTGTGCCCCTGTAACTCGCGGATCTTATTCagatactttaatctaaaCAGCCTGTGAACAGTTCCCTACGTGCAATAGCTTATCCGATTGCAAGGACACGATGCACTGGCTGCAGCCGCCATCCATGCCTACCCTAACACAACGATGGTGGCACCATCGAGGTGTACTGCACTGGGTTGGTGTCTCGTACCTTTGACATGACAATGGCGGGTATACGATTGGGCGGCCCTGCAAGAGACAGGCGAGAATACAGCGTTCAACATCAAACCCCCGTGCTGGCCACAAGATCAACGAAAACCAAGAGTCAATCGGCATCTCCGTGGATAAGATTGAAGGCCGGCCCCATTCCACCGCCTGAAGTATCCCTGGCCATCTCGAACCACGGTCTCGCGTGTAAATGAGAAGGGTTTACCGGCTGAGAACTGAGTACGTCATGGACAGAAAGACAACAGGCTCAACCCCAACGCCGCTCAATTCGAACATGGCTGGAGAGAAGCATCAGGGGAGCTGGAATGCAACAACACATGGAGATGGAAAAGTATCAACATGGGCTATCATCGTTCCTTGGTTGGTGGTCCTGGCTCACTTTGTCTGGTTAACCAGGGGAAAGTGGAGCAGCAAGGAGGGAATGGAGTCGACAAGCGAGATGGGAGCAGCAGGTTTACCCCTGTCCTCTGCACGACGACCTGTTCCTGCGGATGATGAGAAGCAGTTCGCATCCATGACCAGGACAGATTTTGGCAGATGGCAAATTGTCATGACTGTTGATCTCGTCGGGACTGGAAGTAAACTTGGTTGGATAAGCATGCACTACCAGtttccatcacatcacatcaacaAGACCAGACGTTGACGGTGGCGCGCTGAAAATAGCACTCACTCCCGTCCGGATGAAAAGAGATGAAAAGGTACTGCGCGAGTACTGGGCACAGCGATCTAATGATTCCAAGACCAATGAGGGCTTCCTCTTTTCAGAAAAGCCTGTCGCCATTGACCACGCCTAGCCCCTTTGGTAGGGCATCCGGGGGGGCAAACGACATGAGGGCGACTTGGATGGTACGAGCTCATGCACAAATTCCTTGGAATTTGATTGAGCTGCCGGGGCAACCGCATGCCACGCACCCACCCAGAAGATGCTGTAGCCCCTCGCTCCAGGCGATTTTCTAGGTCTTGTGCTCCCTCCGGCGCTGGACGGGGTTACAGACTCGGGCTATTTCCAGTTAGCGTCGTGATTTTTCGCACTTGCGGCCTCGGGGACGGCATCTCCTGATTGGTGCTTTGCATGCTCCATGCTCCCCCTTCAAGGATAACGGCCGCTGCTGGCCGTGCCTTCCTTCTGTGGAGGGTGCGAAAACATCCCAGGCCGTTGGTCGACTATTCCGAAGGTGGACATGCATCCCTTCTGGAGGAAGGACCCATTGATTGCTTGATTGATCTCTTCTCCCACTCTTTCTCGTCCACCACCTCCCGGACAACCTCGTCGCTGTCGTCGTCCGTCGTCCTTCGCTCTCGGACGCCCGGTCCTTGTTTGCTCCAACAATCTATTGTCCTTTCTCCTCACACTCGCTCTTACTCTCGCTCATAGTCTTGATATCATCGCTCGGCCTTTACGACGCAAGCCAAGGGCTCTCTTACTCGTCCATCCCCtgcctgctcctgctccacGGCCGCAGCCGAAACCGAAAATCCACGTCGTCCCcgtcgctcgctcgctcgctcgctcgcaaGCAACGCACAGCCCGGGCAGCTCCACGCCCCATTGTCCATCACTCGTCTACTCCAAACGACGGCGCCCTGTCTCCCTCACTCAGTGTGGGCATTATACCCATAATCTGCCATTTCGATTCGAtgctctctcttctccacgTCGAGTCCTGACGACAAAGTCGACCTCCTCGACGCTTGGGTGCTGTCGTGTCTGGTGCCCGTCTCCCGAGAAACCTTCCCACTCTTCCATCTCCCGGTGCAGGGATCTTCCCAACTCAAACTCAATCCTGTACTGAGGCTGCCGCAACAACCATAACAAATCTTCCCGTGAGTAGCAGATAGACTTCCTTTATTCCATCCCTTCTTTGTTTTGGTCTTGTACTGCTGCCGAGATCGTCGACTTGCTGTCTCTTGGCGTCTTCATCTGGCAGCTGTTTGCCTTGTTCCATTTCCCCTTTCCTGCGTCGATCGATATCAACCTTCCTCCCTGATATCATCTGCCTCGTTTCCCCTCACCGACACAAGGGCAGAGTCTCCCTGCGCCCAGCGCCCAGTCTCGTTACGTCTCTCGCCGCATGATTTTGGAGAAACCACCCATTCTAACACCTTCCTCGCAGGGCCATGTCTCTCCCCGAACGGCCGGGCGCGAGTCCCGCATACGATCAGCGCAATGTCTACCGAAACTCGCCCTCGCGACGATCGCGTCCCGTCGACATCGAAACCGGTGGCTATCATCCCGTAGGAGATACAAATCAACACCAACGTGGGagatctgcttcttctttcgcTGATTCCATCGGTCCTAATTCAAATACAGAGAGTATGCCTCTGTCGCCATCGAGCCCCGAGGCCCGTGCCTCGAGGACCAACGAACCCGTATCTCGCAAGAGGAGCTTGATTCGACCCGAGCGAAACAGGATTGATAGGGACCACCGAAATTACCACTACCACAAGCATGCTGCGCACATGAACGTTCTCCCATCGTCGACAGGAAATGACCCCATCTACGAGGACCTCGAGGCGTCGACCGACCGGTCCGGCTCGAATCTCAACGAGGATGCATCGGATAACTCTCGACAGAGACGACATGCGAGCGGCGAACACGAGAAGAGCGCCGCCGCCTCTTCCCGCCCTACTCCAAGCCGCTCGAAATCGGGAAAGATCCAGAAGAAGTCGAAGTCGAAGCGTAATTCCAGACAAAAAACCAAGCGGGTGGAGGAGCAGCTTCGACCTCCTACATTTTGGAACGTCTACTGCGCCATTGTGACCTTCTGGGCTCCCGGCTTCATTATGAAGTGCTGCGGTATGCCAACAAGGGCGCAGCAGAGGGCCTGGCGGGAGAAGATGGGCCTCATCAGTGTCATCTTGTGCATCATGGCCATTGTTGGTTTTCTCACCTTTGGTTTCACGGCGACTGTCTGCGGCGCTCCCGCGGAGCGGTTACGCGTTAACAAGGTTGATAGTGGTAACATGATCTTCCACGGCGTTGCCTATGATCTGTCCAAGTCCCACCACCCTGCTGCTCAAGGCATGCCTCTTCGAGGTGACGGATTGGGCCCCAACGTTCTCTACGATTTGCCCGAGAAGCACGGTGGACAGGATGGTAGTTTTCTGTTCCAGAACGTCAATGGCAAGTGCAAGGGCTTGATCACGCTCGCAGATGGCTCAGATGTCCCGACTAACGATGACGGCGATCTGGCTTGGTATTTCCCCTGCACTACGTTTAACCAGGATGGCTCGTCCAAGCCCAACCTTACCATCCCGTACTATCTTGGCTACGGTTGCCATACGACGCTCAAATCGCGAGATCTTTTCTACCTCGACTTGAGCGGCTCCGCGGACGTATACTTTAGCTGGGACGATATCAAGAACAGCTCGCGCAACCTGATGGTTTACTCTGGAAACGTTCTGGATCTGGACCTCCTCAATTGGTTCAACAAGAGCCAGGTGGTGATCCCTGAACGCTTCGAGCAGCTGCGAGACAAGGATTCCGAGATCAACAAGCTTGTTCGGGGTCGCGACGTAACCCGAATGTTCCAGTCGTCAACTGACAAGAAGTATGCGCAGTGTTTCgaggagatcatcaaggTTGGATCGGTCGATACCGAGACGATTGGCTGCATCGCTTCCAAGATTGTCCTCTACTGCGCCTTGGTCCTCATTCTCTCAGTCGTCGGTGTCCGCTTCTTgctggccatcatcttccagTGGTTCATCTGCCGCAAGTATGCGCCAGCCAAGACATCGCAGAGCTCCGATCGCCGAAAGCGAAACCGCCAGATTGAAGACTGGTCCGAGGATATTTACCGTGCGCCTGCGAGATTGCCTGGTGATATTGGAAGCACTGTGGTCGGATCTGACCGAACCACCAAGCGCGGATCATTCCTCCCAACCACATCTCGATTCTCAACTGTCGGCGGCCCCGATGTAAGGCTCGCTAACCAGCGACGCATTCCCACAACAATGGCCAGCCAGGCTGCTTCGAGCCAACTGCTCGCACCTGGATCCATTTTCAAGCAGGGCAATGACAGCCGCGCCAGTTTCCTCCGATCAGACCCGTACTCCAGCAGCTCCAACCCTACCGAAGGCCCCGGACCCGCAGGCTTCATCCACGATGCCGTTGTTCCTCAGCCCCCTTCGGATTGGATGCCCTTTGGCTTCCCCTTGGCTCACACCATGTGCCTGGTCACGGCTTACTCTGAAGGAGAGGAGGGCATTCGAACTACTCTAGACTCGATCGCGACAACCGACTACCCCAACAGTCACAAGGTTATTGTTGTTATTTGCGACGGTatcatcaagggcaagggtgaAGCGGTTTCGACTCCTGACGTCTGCCTGGGCATGCTCAAGGACCACTCTACGCCTCCCGACATGGTTGAGCCATTCTCTTATGTGGCAGTTGCCAGCGGAGCCAAGCGACacaacatggccaaggcctACTGCGGCTTCTACGATTATGGCAAGAACTCGAGAATCCCCGTCGACCGACAGCAGCGCGTGCCCATGATGGTGCTTGTCAAGTGTGGAACTCCGGATGAAGCTGGTAACTCGAAGCCTGGCAACCGAGGAAAGCGAGACAGTCAGATCATCCTCATGTCTTTCTTGCAGAAGGTCATGTTTGATGAGCGAATGACGGAACTCGAGTACGAAATGTTCAACGGCCTCTGGAAGGTGACTGGTATCTCGCCGGACTACTATGAGATTATTCTGATGGTAGACGCCGATACCAAGGTGTTCCCTGACAGTCTGACGCATATGATCTCTGCTATGGTCAAAGATCCCGAAATCATGGGTCTCTGCGGCGAAACCAAGATTGCCAACAAGCGTGACAGCTGGGTGACGGCGATCCAGGTGTTTGAGTACTTTGTCTCGCATCATCTGGCCAAGTCTTTCGAGTCCGTCTTCGGTGGTGTCACCTGTTTGCCCGGATGTTTCTGCATGTACCGAATCAAGGCCCCCAAGGGTGGCCACAACTACTGGGTCCCCATTCTGGCCAACCCCGACATTGTCGAGCACTACTCGGAGAACGTGGTCGAGACGCTTCACGAGAAGAACCTGTACCTCCTGGGAGAAGATCGTTTCCTGACAACCCTGATGCTGCGGACGTTCCCCAAGCGAAAACAGGTCTTTATCCCCCAGGCTGTATGCAAGACGACTGTGCCCGATAAGTTCATGGTTCTCCTGTCTCAACGACGTCGCTGGATCAACTCGACAATTCACAACCTCATGGAACTCATTCTGGTCCGTGATCTGTGCGGTACCTTCTGTTTCTCGATGCAGTTCATTATCTTTGTCGAGCTTGTCGGTACCCTGGTTCTGCCTGCTGCCATTGCGTTTACCTTTTATGTTGGTGAGTGAATTCAGTGGTTGTTGTATTGTGTTGTGTAAGAGCATAAGCTAACCACGTTGCAGTTATTACTTCGATCATCAATTCGCCTCCTCAGATCATTCCCCTGGTTCTACTGGCTCTCATTCTCGGTCTGCCGGGTCTCCTTGTTGTCGTCACGGCCCACTCGTGGTCGTACATTGTCTGGATGCTCATCTACCTCCTTGCGCTACCGATTTGGAACTTTGTCCTGCCTAGCTACGCCTTCTGGAAGTTTGACGACTTCTCATGGGGCGACACTCGAAAGACGGCAGGagaaaagaccaagaaggcgGGTCTCGAATACGAGGGCGAGTTTGACAGCAGCAAGATCACGATGAAGCGGTGGGCCGAGTTCGAGCGCGACAAGCGATCCAAGAGCGGCTACTGGGGTTCCCGTGAGAACGTGGTAGGCGGCGGAGGCAGCTGGACCAGCCCTCCAGGCCACCACCAGTACAGTGAGGATTACTACTCTGATGCTTGAATGTTTGGCGCCACGGAGAAGGAATGGGTCAAGGCTACGGTGATTCAAAAGGAAGGGAGTTTATTCGAATAACCTGGGAATGCACACGCAACGCACACGCACAAAGAGACGCATATGTAATACGGGGTAGTTTTTAGGTGTCCCTTTAGAGACACCAGACCAGTGGACAAAGGTCGCCTTCTTGTATAGAGTCAGTTGGACATGGCGACGATATGGCGTTCGTTGTTCCAGCTGCTGCTTGTTGTAAATAGTGTAATTGGACTGTTCTGAATGACGATACCACATTTATTATGACTGCCTTGATGCTTCTATCATTAACATGTTAGCTATAAACTCTAGTATGTCCTCCAGCGAGTCCATCGTCAAAAGAAAAATAGGGGTTCCGTGagaagggcaaaaagaaagGTCTCGGAGGGAGTCGAACCCTCGCTGGCGGAATCAGAATCCGCAGTCATAGCCGTTAGACCACGAAACCACGTGACTAGCTTGACCAGGACTCATGGATTTTCACCTATGATCTCTATGACAACATGTAGGAGAGTAATCCTGGCTCAATCATGTAAATATCGAGCTAGCAACTACCAACGAAGAGGTCGACTTGttataactaaatactagCTAGGCCTCGGGCGTGTTTGTTGCTAAGGAATGGAGTCCGCCGTTTCGAGAGGGCGTCCTCTAACTTGTAGGCCCTCCACAGCGATGGGCATGTTAATAGCAGACAGACTTCCTGTATGCCGTGCACCCAGTTCTCCGGTCTCAACAATGACTGCCATGTCACACCAACAAGCTTTACTTCCGTCAAAGATGCAAGACACTCTTAACTGCTGGATACCTTCTAGGATGAGAAAATGACAACCTACCACCAAGTGCTATACCCACACAGACATCTAGGTAGGCCCGTATGTATTGTAAGCATGGTCAAAAGCCCAGAATCAAAAGCTCGTGCCTATCATTACCCTCATACCGAGGTGCCTAGGACTCTAAAGCTAAAGCGACATTGAAAGCTCAAACACCGTCTCGCCCTATCTGCTCCGAATACGCCATACAACATGTACCGGCAACGCCAACAAGTACTGTACTGTAGTAGCAGCAACCAAACCCGCCTTTGTATACTCCCTACATGCAAATGCATCATTCTTCGTCATGGCTTGCGTCAAAAAGAAACACACAAACGccagcctctcctctcccctgAATGAGTCTCACTTCTTGGAAGGATCAACGTCCTCGCCCAACTCCCACGGCTTTCGGGCGTCAACATAGGTCGATATCCGCTGGTCGCCCCATCGAGCGCCCACTGTAACCCATACGTGCTTCTGCGGCACGTGAGAGCTGATGTTCTCACGATAGCCGCCCCATCGAAGACGAGACTCCCGGCTCATCTGGCTGTTGCCCAGGCCGCCATTTGTCACCCATTCCTTGACAacgtcttttataaagacaATCTTTCGTCGAAAATCGTTGGCAGCGGGGATGCCCTGCAGATCAGGGGCGATCTCGGGCCGCCTCCGTGTGGTAGTGGTCCGTCCAGATCGAGGAGCAGTCGGCTTGGCTTGGAAGTTCAACAATGTCTGAAGGGGATACGACAGCATGGCTCGGTCGTCAAGTGCCGCTGCGCCAATGGTGCCGGTCTTGGCAAGTCTCTCTGCAGCATCCTGGGGGAGGTGCCAGAAATGGCACCAGGTACCAGTGGCGTCGATCACAATCTTGGTGTGGTCCGGGAAGTTGAACTGTACATGTTAGCATCTCGCTAGACTTCACTCAGGGCAATGGAATCACTTACTTGGAGGTGGCCGTCGCAGAAGACCCAGCACCCAACGTCTCCGAATCGTTGGTAGAATGTCACCAGCTCGGCCATTGTGCCCTTCTGGCCTGGAGATATGGCACCCACTGGGTCGGTCTCTTCAGCCGGCACAAAATCGTCCCGTCCATAAGCGATCATGTAGTTGGCAAACTTCTTCCAAAGAATAATCCTCTCACGCTTCCGGTGTTGGAAGATATCCTTACCCGGCTGCATCTTGCCAGGCGTTCCATCTTCATTCACAGCCACGCGGAATTGCTCGGGAGAAACAATCACCTCCGACAGGCCAGTCTCTCCATTGTTCTCAAAGAACTTGATGGGTTCAGTCATCGGGAGAGGCTGGCTTCTGTCCTCGTATGTTTCGTCTTCCCTGCGTAGAATATGTCTCTCTGCACCGCGAATAAAAACACCAGCCGGGGGGAGAAGCGCAGCCTTGCCATTTTCTGTCGTGGGGATATCTCGAAGAATGCATCCGACGCTACCATCGTTCAAGATGTAGCCCAGACCAAACTTGTTGGTGTAGTCAACCCACTTGACAACCACATGAGGATGGGGCGGTGCGACCATCTTCGATGAGATGATTGCCATGGTTCTCGAGTTAAGGGCCCGTTCTAGCTCTGTCTGGAGGCGGTGTAGTCGATCCAGAATCAGGTCAGGTCTTGTGCCTGAGATTTGGTCTTGCCGCTCAGAAGAGCTGAACAAAGTTGCTGGTCGCACAGATTCCGCATAGTCTCGCTTTGGCGGTGCGGCCGGGGCAGGAGGTGTAGCTGATCGACGCTCAACCACTGGTCTTTCAGACGTCTGGGGCTCTGCAGATCGACGAGAAGATGTCGTAGCCGAGGGCAGTGCTGTCCTGCTCGAGCTTCGCAGGCTCTTGCTGGCTGACTCCATGGCTTCCCTCGAAGCATTCTCTCGCGATCCctccctccttggcctcgctcGCACGCTCTGCGAGGCAGACAGTGTGGGCTCAGAGGTTGGCCGTTGCTTTGGTACCATAGAGCTGGCTGGCCTGTGCTGCGACCTTTGCTGCGCGGCAAAGCTCTGTGGTGGTTGACGAAGGAGTGCCGATGCGCTGGTCTTTCCGCTGCCCGACAGCGGATCCTCGGTCGAAACGCTCGCCTGCGAGGATACGTGCGAAGACACGGACATGGCAAGCCGAGACTTTCTAAGCTGCTGCTCCCTCACCCATTCCTCAAACGGTCTATACAAGATTCCCTCCTCGAGCGGAATCAATGGGGTAAGACCAGCCTTCTCCTCTGCAGCCATCTCCTTCCAGATCTGAGAGTAGACAACCTTATCCGGTCCGTAGGGGCCTATGCCACACTCCAGGCACATATCCTTGAAGTTTCTCAGCGACTGCGCTTGCAGAGAGCTGCTCATCCGGGTGGCATAGAATTCTTGTCGGTCTGGTGGGAGCTCCCTTAGCCGTGAGCTCATCTCGGCTTCTGTAGGCATGTAGCCAGATGTGAAAAAGGGATGTtggatgatggcatcggGGTCCGGACGGCGATCCGCATCCTGGAGCATCGTGGCCACCAGGTCCTTAGCTTCTTGGCTGATGAATCTCTGCGAAGTCTCCGCAGCGGGCCATTCGTAGTCCCTCTCCCTGGCTCGGCGGTAGATTTCGTCCGTGGTTGAAGATTGAAACGGCGGCTTGGAGGTGAACATGGCAAACCTGTACTCGTTAGCATTTTTCATTCCGAAGAACCGACTTGTCTGACATGATAATTCCCAAGCTCCAGATGTCGACCATGTGATCATGgcccttcttccccttctccaAAATCTCAGGGGCGATGTAGTTTGGTGTTCCACAGAGCGTCGTCCGTCGAATCGTGTGCATATCTCTGCCTGTCACCAGCAATGCCGCAAGACCAAAGTCGCCGATCTTGGCGTTCATCCTTGAGTCGAGAAAGATGTTTCCCATCTTCAAGTCACGGTGGATGATGCCCTTGTTGTGCATGTACTTGATTGCGCCGGCGATCTGGACAGAGTAGAAACGGACTTCAGGCTCCGTGAGGCCTTTCCTCCGCTTCACCATGTCCATCAGCGAACCATTGGGGCACAATTCCAGGACCAGATAAGTGCAGTTTTCCTGCGAAAAGGCTCGTAGGAATTGGACGACGTTCTTGTGCTTCATCTTGGAGTGGATCTGAAGTTCAGTTTGGAACTAATAGCACGTTAGGACCAACCATTGCCAATATTCAATCACCGCATACCTTTTGCTCCATCTTGGGAGGCATTGTGCTCTTGACAACCTTGAGGGCAAATTTTTGCCTCGTCACGGCGTGTGTTCCATAGTAGCAAATAGCAAACCCACCCTTGCCAAGCAATTTTCCAACTTGGTAGGTTACGCCGTTGGGGTCGTTTGCGCTGGGGGGCTCGATCACTTCCGCTGGCGGTGGGGGTGGGTGCTCCTTGTCCTTAGCTGCCCTGAGCTGAGCTAcagtcttggtcttgatctcAGTCGTCTTGGGTACTCGTTGGGCGTTGGCGTCCCTAGGCGACAAGGCCTCCAGGTCGATGCCGCCTCTGGGCGCTAGCCTGTGGGCCATGGCGAGAGAGCGACTCGATTAACACGTTTCGGAGGTTGAGGGGATCAACAGTGACTCGATACGGAAGCGCGATGCCAGCAAATAACAAGGTCAACAACCGCCTTGAGGAGTCGCGAAAGTCGATCTAGAATCAAGGGTTAATTGTCATAATCATGTGGCCAGTGGATGCGTTGTTCGTGGGAGGAAAGGTTCGAAGTGATGAATATCGGTCAGGGACTCGATGAGATTGGACGGGATGGACATACGGGACTCGCGACAACAGCATGCAAGACGAGAAAGGAGAGTCGCCTGTTCGCTAGCAAAAACGCAAAGGCATTAAGCAATGCTCAGGTTGAGATGAATATCGCCAGGACCTGTGTTAGTAGATGCAAGAGAACAAGTTGGCGTGTGGTTCCAGGCAGGAAGAGATGTAGTTGCCGCGACGAGCTAGAACCGCGAAGTTTGTGTACTTTCCCAGCGGGCCGTTGCCGCTGGCAACCACCACGAGGTACCCTCAGTGGGTCCCGTGCGTAGTGACCAGCCAATCATAGTACACCACACACCGCTAATGCTGTTATCCGCCAATCGGATCCCCTCTCGTCTAAGGTTAAGAAGCTCGGTCCCGGaggtacctaggtagctTCAACGAGCTCAATTGATATGCATGACTTTGAATGAGTCGCCAGTGCTCAGCATGTCCTCGAGTTGATATACTGCATGGCTATCTTACATCGTAAGTGATGGCTGTCTATGTTTAAGTGAGGGGATGTAA
This region includes:
- a CDS encoding Chitin synthase, yielding MSLPERPGASPAYDQRNVYRNSPSRRSRPVDIETGGYHPVGDTNQHQRGRSASSFADSIGPNSNTESMPLSPSSPEARASRTNEPVSRKRSLIRPERNRIDRDHRNYHYHKHAAHMNVLPSSTGNDPIYEDLEASTDRSGSNLNEDASDNSRQRRHASGEHEKSAAASSRPTPSRSKSGKIQKKSKSKRNSRQKTKRVEEQLRPPTFWNVYCAIVTFWAPGFIMKCCGMPTRAQQRAWREKMGLISVILCIMAIVGFLTFGFTATVCGAPAERLRVNKVDSGNMIFHGVAYDLSKSHHPAAQGMPLRGDGLGPNVLYDLPEKHGGQDGSFLFQNVNGKCKGLITLADGSDVPTNDDGDLAWYFPCTTFNQDGSSKPNLTIPYYLGYGCHTTLKSRDLFYLDLSGSADVYFSWDDIKNSSRNLMVYSGNVLDLDLLNWFNKSQVVIPERFEQLRDKDSEINKLVRGRDVTRMFQSSTDKKYAQCFEEIIKVGSVDTETIGCIASKIVLYCALVLILSVVGVRFLLAIIFQWFICRKYAPAKTSQSSDRRKRNRQIEDWSEDIYRAPARLPGDIGSTVVGSDRTTKRGSFLPTTSRFSTVGGPDVRLANQRRIPTTMASQAASSQLLAPGSIFKQGNDSRASFLRSDPYSSSSNPTEGPGPAGFIHDAVVPQPPSDWMPFGFPLAHTMCLVTAYSEGEEGIRTTLDSIATTDYPNSHKVIVVICDGIIKGKGEAVSTPDVCLGMLKDHSTPPDMVEPFSYVAVASGAKRHNMAKAYCGFYDYGKNSRIPVDRQQRVPMMVLVKCGTPDEAGNSKPGNRGKRDSQIILMSFLQKVMFDERMTELEYEMFNGLWKVTGISPDYYEIILMVDADTKVFPDSLTHMISAMVKDPEIMGLCGETKIANKRDSWVTAIQVFEYFVSHHLAKSFESVFGGVTCLPGCFCMYRIKAPKGGHNYWVPILANPDIVEHYSENVVETLHEKNLYLLGEDRFLTTLMLRTFPKRKQVFIPQAVCKTTVPDKFMVLLSQRRRWINSTIHNLMELILVRDLCGTFCFSMQFIIFVELVGTLVLPAAIAFTFYVVITSIINSPPQIIPLVLLALILGLPGLLVVVTAHSWSYIVWMLIYLLALPIWNFVLPSYAFWKFDDFSWGDTRKTAGEKTKKAGLEYEGEFDSSKITMKRWAEFERDKRSKSGYWGSRENVVGGGGSWTSPPGHHQYSEDYYSDA
- a CDS encoding Protein kinase domain-containing protein: MAHRLAPRGGIDLEALSPRDANAQRVPKTTEIKTKTVAQLRAAKDKEHPPPPPAEVIEPPSANDPNGVTYQVGKLLGKGGFAICYYGTHAVTRQKFALKVVKSTMPPKMEQKFQTELQIHSKMKHKNVVQFLRAFSQENCTYLVLELCPNGSLMDMVKRRKGLTEPEVRFYSVQIAGAIKYMHNKGIIHRDLKMGNIFLDSRMNAKIGDFGLAALLVTGRDMHTIRRTTLCGTPNYIAPEILEKGKKGHDHMVDIWSLGIIMFAMFTSKPPFQSSTTDEIYRRARERDYEWPAAETSQRFISQEAKDLVATMLQDADRRPDPDAIIQHPFFTSGYMPTEAEMSSRLRELPPDRQEFYATRMSSSLQAQSLRNFKDMCLECGIGPYGPDKVVYSQIWKEMAAEEKAGLTPLIPLEEGILYRPFEEWVREQQLRKSRLAMSVSSHVSSQASVSTEDPLSGSGKTSASALLRQPPQSFAAQQRSQHRPASSMVPKQRPTSEPTLSASQSVRARPRREGSRENASREAMESASKSLRSSSRTALPSATTSSRRSAEPQTSERPVVERRSATPPAPAAPPKRDYAESVRPATLFSSSERQDQISGTRPDLILDRLHRLQTELERALNSRTMAIISSKMVAPPHPHVVVKWVDYTNKFGLGYILNDGSVGCILRDIPTTENGKAALLPPAGVFIRGAERHILRREDETYEDRSQPLPMTEPIKFFENNGETGLSEVIVSPEQFRVAVNEDGTPGKMQPGKDIFQHRKRERIILWKKFANYMIAYGRDDFVPAEETDPVGAISPGQKGTMAELVTFYQRFGDVGCWVFCDGHLQFNFPDHTKIVIDATGTWCHFWHLPQDAAERLAKTGTIGAAALDDRAMLSYPLQTLLNFQAKPTAPRSGRTTTTRRRPEIAPDLQGIPAANDFRRKIVFIKDVVKEWVTNGGLGNSQMSRESRLRWGGYRENISSHVPQKHVWVTVGARWGDQRISTYVDARKPWELGEDVDPSKK